Proteins co-encoded in one Flavobacterium fluviale genomic window:
- a CDS encoding response regulator gives MLEQILCIDDDPITLMLCKKVISKSSFSHEVITAQNGEEALHHFNTLKYTNDKNKRKPELIFLDLNMPIMGGWEFLDHFTSSDYNEFNSAPVIVLSSTIDPEDLAKAKQYPIIIDFLSKPITQPMLEYLKKKIGI, from the coding sequence ATGCTTGAGCAGATTTTATGCATTGACGACGACCCCATCACATTAATGTTATGCAAAAAAGTAATCTCTAAATCTTCATTTTCACATGAAGTCATTACAGCTCAAAACGGTGAAGAAGCCCTCCATCATTTTAACACCTTAAAATACACCAATGACAAAAACAAAAGAAAACCAGAATTGATTTTTCTAGATTTAAATATGCCAATAATGGGCGGCTGGGAATTTTTAGATCACTTTACTTCTTCAGATTATAATGAATTTAATTCTGCTCCTGTAATTGTTCTATCGTCTACAATTGATCCAGAAGATTTAGCTAAAGCAAAACAATATCCAATTATCATCGATTTTCTTTCCAAACCCATTACACAACCAATGCTGGAGTATCTTAAGAAAAAAATTGGAATTTAA
- the rpsT gene encoding 30S ribosomal protein S20 has protein sequence MANHKSALKRIRSNEKRRVLNRYQHKTTRNAIKALRLATDKSDATAKLSTVISMIDKLAKKNIIHDNKASNLKSKLTKHVAKL, from the coding sequence ATGGCAAATCATAAGTCAGCATTAAAAAGAATCAGAAGTAACGAGAAAAGAAGAGTTCTTAACAGATACCAACATAAAACTACTCGTAATGCTATTAAAGCATTGAGATTAGCTACTGATAAAAGTGATGCTACTGCAAAATTATCAACTGTAATCTCTATGATTGATAAATTAGCTAAAAAGAACATCATTCATGATAATAAAGCTTCTAACTTGAAGTCTAAATTAACTAAACATGTTGCTAAATTGTAA